The proteins below are encoded in one region of Paenacidovorax monticola:
- a CDS encoding branched-chain amino acid ABC transporter permease — protein MIYRENGQFKTSYRADQQIFPIAQDRIAIALLLAVAFLAVPMLATDYFYRAILIPLVIMSMAALGVNILVGYCGQISLGSGAFMAVGAYGAYNFFVRFPGMPLIPALILGGLCATFFGILFGLPSLRVKGLYLAVATLAAQFFSDWMFLRIKWFTNNSDSGSVSVNNLQVLGMPIDSAMSKYLFCLTLLVVVALLAKNLVRGAIGREWMAIRDMDVAAAVIGIRPMYAKLSAFAVSSFIVGMAGALWAFVHLGSWEPAAFSVEVSFRLLFMVIIGGLGSIMGGFFGAAFIVVLPIVLNQFLPALLGLFGVEISTAGVSHAELMIFGALIVWFLIVEPHGLAKLWSTAKQKLRLWPFPH, from the coding sequence ATGATTTACCGCGAAAACGGCCAGTTCAAGACCAGCTACCGGGCCGACCAGCAGATCTTCCCCATCGCCCAGGACCGCATCGCCATCGCCCTGCTGCTGGCCGTGGCCTTCCTGGCGGTGCCCATGCTGGCCACCGACTACTTCTACCGCGCCATCCTGATCCCGCTGGTCATCATGTCGATGGCGGCGCTGGGAGTGAACATCCTCGTGGGCTACTGCGGCCAGATCTCGCTGGGCTCGGGCGCCTTCATGGCCGTGGGCGCCTACGGGGCCTACAACTTCTTCGTGCGCTTTCCGGGCATGCCGCTGATTCCGGCGCTCATCCTGGGCGGCCTGTGCGCAACGTTTTTCGGCATCCTGTTCGGCCTGCCCAGCCTTCGCGTGAAGGGCCTGTACCTGGCCGTGGCCACGCTGGCCGCGCAGTTCTTCAGCGACTGGATGTTCCTGCGCATCAAGTGGTTCACCAACAACTCCGACTCGGGCTCCGTGTCGGTGAACAACCTGCAGGTGCTGGGCATGCCCATTGACAGCGCCATGAGCAAGTACCTGTTCTGCCTCACCCTGCTCGTGGTCGTGGCCCTGCTGGCCAAGAACCTCGTGCGCGGCGCGATCGGCCGCGAGTGGATGGCCATCCGCGACATGGACGTGGCCGCCGCCGTGATCGGCATCCGCCCCATGTACGCCAAGCTCAGCGCCTTCGCCGTCAGCTCCTTCATCGTGGGCATGGCCGGTGCGCTGTGGGCCTTCGTGCACCTGGGCTCGTGGGAGCCGGCCGCGTTCTCGGTGGAAGTGTCCTTCCGCCTGCTGTTCATGGTGATCATCGGCGGCCTGGGCTCGATCATGGGCGGCTTCTTCGGCGCGGCCTTCATCGTGGTGCTGCCCATCGTGCTGAACCAGTTCCTTCCAGCGCTGCTGGGCCTGTTCGGCGTGGAGATCTCCACGGCCGGCGTGTCGCATGCCGAGCTGATGATCTTCGGCGCGCTGATCGTCTGGTTCCTGATCGTGGAACCGCATGGCCTGGCCAAGCTGTGGTCCACCGCCAAGCAGAAGCTGCGCCTGTGGCCCTTCCCGCACTGA
- a CDS encoding ABC transporter ATP-binding protein: MDSKNIVLNVNGIEVIYNHVILVLKGVSLQVPEGGIVAILGGNGAGKTTTLRAISNLLKGERGEVTKGSIELRGERIENLSPADLVKRGVVQVMEGRHCFAHLTIEENLMTGSYTRSSKAEIAANLEKVYNYFPRLKTRRTSQAAYTSGGEQQMCAIGRAIMANPSIVLLDEPSMGLAPQIVEEVFNIVQDLNKKEKVTFVLAEQNTNMALKYSDYGYIMESGRIVMDGSASDLANNEDVKEFYLGVGGGERKSFKDVKSYKRRKRWLA; the protein is encoded by the coding sequence ATGGACTCCAAAAACATCGTTCTGAACGTCAACGGCATCGAGGTCATCTACAACCACGTGATCCTCGTGCTCAAGGGGGTGTCTCTGCAGGTGCCGGAAGGCGGCATCGTCGCCATCCTGGGCGGCAACGGCGCGGGCAAGACGACCACGCTGCGCGCCATCTCCAACCTGCTCAAGGGCGAGCGCGGCGAGGTCACCAAGGGCTCGATCGAGCTGCGCGGCGAGCGCATCGAGAACCTCTCGCCAGCCGACCTCGTCAAGCGCGGCGTGGTGCAGGTGATGGAGGGGCGCCACTGCTTCGCCCACCTGACCATCGAGGAAAACCTCATGACGGGCTCCTACACCCGCAGCAGCAAGGCCGAGATCGCGGCCAACCTCGAGAAGGTCTACAACTACTTCCCGCGCCTGAAGACGCGCCGCACCTCGCAGGCAGCCTATACCTCGGGCGGCGAGCAGCAGATGTGCGCCATCGGCCGCGCCATCATGGCCAACCCCAGCATCGTGCTGCTCGACGAACCCTCCATGGGCCTGGCGCCACAGATCGTCGAGGAGGTGTTCAACATCGTCCAGGACCTGAACAAGAAGGAGAAGGTGACCTTCGTGCTGGCCGAGCAGAACACCAACATGGCGCTGAAGTACTCGGACTACGGCTACATCATGGAAAGCGGCCGCATCGTGATGGACGGCAGCGCCTCCGACCTGGCCAACAACGAGGACGTGAAGGAGTTCTACCTCGGCGTGGGCGGCGGCGAGCGCAAGAGCTTCAAGGACGTCAAGAGCTACAAGCGCCGCAAGCGCTGGCTGGCCTGA
- a CDS encoding ABC transporter substrate-binding protein: MKLSKLVIAAAAVVAGAASVSTSAFAQAKEQFFPLLSYRTGPYAPNGVPWANGKQDYIKMINARDGGINGVKLTFEECETGYATDRGVECYERLKSKPGVSLFDPQATGITFALTEKAPVDKIPLMTLGYGLSVAQDGMAFKWNFPYMGSYWTGADILVQHIGKSAGGLDKLKGKKIALVYHDSPFGKEPIPLLQERAKMHGFELQMLPVTAPGVEQKATWLQVRQSRPDYVMLWGWGVMNSTALKEAQATGFPRDKMYGVWWAGAEPDVRDVGDGAKGYHALALNGYGTQSKVIQDILKHVHGAGQGTGPKDEVGSVLYTRGVIIQMLAVEAVRRAQERFGKGKVMTGEQVRWGMENLALDQKKLDALGFSGLMRPLSTSCADHMGSTWARVHTWDGKKWDFSSDWYQADEQILKPLVKAGSEKYLADKKMTRRDAADCQS, translated from the coding sequence ATGAAGCTTTCGAAACTCGTCATCGCCGCCGCCGCGGTGGTTGCCGGCGCAGCGTCGGTGTCGACCAGCGCCTTCGCTCAGGCCAAGGAACAGTTCTTCCCGCTGCTGTCGTACCGCACGGGCCCCTACGCCCCCAACGGCGTGCCCTGGGCCAACGGCAAGCAGGACTACATCAAGATGATCAATGCGCGCGACGGCGGCATCAACGGCGTGAAGCTCACGTTCGAGGAATGCGAGACCGGATACGCCACCGACCGCGGCGTGGAGTGCTACGAGCGCCTCAAGAGCAAGCCCGGCGTATCGCTGTTCGACCCCCAGGCCACGGGCATCACCTTCGCGCTGACCGAGAAGGCCCCCGTCGACAAGATCCCGCTGATGACGCTGGGCTACGGCCTGTCGGTCGCGCAGGACGGCATGGCGTTCAAGTGGAACTTCCCCTACATGGGCAGCTACTGGACCGGCGCCGACATCCTGGTCCAGCACATCGGCAAGAGTGCCGGCGGCCTGGACAAGCTCAAGGGCAAGAAGATCGCACTGGTCTACCACGACAGCCCCTTCGGCAAGGAACCCATCCCGCTGCTGCAGGAGCGCGCCAAGATGCACGGCTTCGAGCTGCAGATGCTGCCCGTGACCGCTCCCGGCGTGGAGCAGAAGGCCACCTGGCTGCAGGTGCGCCAGAGCCGTCCCGACTACGTGATGCTGTGGGGCTGGGGCGTGATGAACTCCACCGCCCTCAAGGAAGCCCAGGCCACGGGATTCCCGCGCGACAAGATGTACGGCGTGTGGTGGGCCGGCGCCGAACCCGATGTGCGCGACGTGGGCGATGGCGCCAAGGGCTACCACGCCCTGGCGCTGAACGGCTACGGCACGCAGAGCAAGGTGATCCAGGACATCCTCAAGCATGTGCACGGCGCTGGCCAGGGCACGGGCCCCAAGGATGAAGTGGGCTCGGTGCTCTACACGCGCGGCGTGATCATCCAGATGCTGGCGGTCGAGGCCGTGCGCCGCGCGCAGGAGCGCTTCGGCAAGGGCAAGGTCATGACCGGCGAGCAGGTGCGCTGGGGCATGGAGAACCTGGCCCTCGACCAGAAGAAGCTCGACGCGCTGGGCTTCTCGGGCCTGATGCGCCCCCTGTCCACCAGCTGCGCCGACCACATGGGTTCCACCTGGGCCCGCGTGCACACCTGGGACGGCAAGAAGTGGGACTTCTCGTCCGACTGGTACCAGGCCGACGAGCAGATCCTCAAGCCCCTGGTCAAGGCCGGCTCCGAGAAGTACTTGGCCGATAAGAAGATGACGCGTCGCGACGCCGCGGACTGCCAGTCTTGA